The Latilactobacillus sakei subsp. sakei DSM 20017 = JCM 1157 genome includes a window with the following:
- a CDS encoding DNA topoisomerase III, which yields MSKKLVITEKPSVAKELAKVLGTNQKTKTYFEGDQYVITWAFGHLLSLQLPEDIKKEWQQWRLEDLPIIPKHIGLKPLPKTGGQLKAISHLAHRQDISGAVIATDSGREGEAVARYILEWIKFDKPVERLWISSQTTKAIKEGFANLKPAKQFDNLYASALARGHADWLIGLNVTRALTTKYEDNLSAGRVQTPTLAFVNETAQQISRFKPEKYYTIQLKVGQEQATLQMAKPQGLKDRAQAETLVAKLKQAQGKVVSVKTSQKSQAAPLPYDLTELQQVANAMYGLSAKKTLSLIQSLYEIHKVVSYPRTDSKYLSTDIEGTLKERLSALVKFDPRAKQYLGQGAKVKQPAVFNDRKVTDHYALIPTEEPVRAEKLSTDELRMYRLIVERFMGLFADQYVTAVTKATVQFGDHTFTFKQTKVVQQGWHADSKETPTTSVDWQEGAVVPADFSIKEQLTSAPKPLTEGTLLGKMEHYGLGTPATRAEIIEKLVRSELLERRGHSLAVTPKGQQLLKLVNKTLVSPELTGKWENSLEAIARGQENQKAFITEIEAATKTLVSEIKKSETEYHDFAITNKKCPECDHPLKERNTRDGKVYVCTNCHYRRRKDPKVSNHRCPQCHKKMVIIEGQAGAYFRCLNDGTTEKMLDKKDCKKKISKHEERRLIQKVNQEEEPAESPLAAALRKAMEK from the coding sequence ATGAGTAAAAAACTAGTCATTACCGAAAAACCGAGCGTTGCTAAAGAGCTCGCCAAGGTTCTAGGTACTAATCAGAAAACTAAAACCTATTTTGAAGGCGATCAATACGTAATTACATGGGCGTTTGGTCATCTTTTATCATTACAATTACCGGAAGATATTAAAAAAGAGTGGCAACAATGGCGTTTGGAAGATTTACCAATCATTCCTAAGCACATTGGGCTTAAACCACTTCCTAAAACGGGCGGGCAATTAAAGGCTATCAGCCATTTGGCACATCGTCAGGATATTTCAGGGGCAGTCATTGCGACTGATTCTGGTCGTGAAGGGGAAGCTGTTGCCCGTTATATTTTGGAATGGATTAAATTTGATAAGCCAGTCGAACGACTCTGGATTTCATCACAAACGACTAAGGCGATTAAAGAAGGCTTTGCCAATCTGAAACCAGCTAAGCAGTTTGATAATTTGTACGCTTCAGCGCTTGCGCGGGGCCATGCGGATTGGTTGATCGGCTTGAACGTCACGCGGGCCTTAACGACGAAATATGAAGATAATTTGTCAGCGGGTCGGGTTCAAACACCAACATTGGCTTTTGTGAACGAAACAGCGCAACAAATCAGTCGTTTTAAACCTGAAAAATATTACACAATTCAATTGAAAGTTGGCCAAGAACAAGCCACGCTCCAAATGGCTAAACCACAGGGCTTAAAAGACCGTGCGCAAGCCGAAACGCTAGTCGCTAAATTGAAGCAGGCACAAGGTAAAGTGGTTAGTGTCAAGACGAGCCAAAAATCACAAGCTGCACCACTGCCTTATGATTTGACGGAATTACAACAAGTTGCCAATGCGATGTACGGCTTGTCGGCTAAAAAGACGTTGTCATTGATTCAATCATTATATGAAATTCATAAAGTTGTTAGTTATCCGCGGACGGATTCTAAATATCTTTCAACAGATATTGAAGGCACATTGAAGGAACGTTTATCGGCCTTAGTGAAGTTTGATCCGCGCGCCAAACAATACTTAGGGCAGGGCGCTAAAGTGAAACAACCGGCTGTTTTCAACGATCGAAAGGTCACTGATCACTACGCCTTAATTCCAACCGAAGAACCAGTCAGAGCTGAAAAATTATCTACCGATGAATTGCGGATGTACCGTTTAATTGTCGAACGCTTTATGGGCTTGTTTGCGGATCAATATGTCACAGCCGTTACAAAAGCGACTGTTCAGTTTGGTGATCACACCTTTACCTTCAAACAAACTAAAGTCGTTCAACAAGGTTGGCACGCGGATTCAAAAGAAACACCAACTACAAGTGTTGATTGGCAAGAAGGCGCAGTGGTGCCTGCTGACTTTTCAATTAAGGAACAATTAACATCAGCGCCGAAACCCTTAACTGAAGGGACCTTATTAGGTAAGATGGAACACTATGGCTTGGGCACACCAGCAACGCGGGCCGAAATTATCGAAAAATTGGTGCGTAGTGAACTCTTAGAACGCCGTGGCCATTCCTTAGCAGTGACACCTAAGGGGCAACAACTGTTGAAATTGGTTAATAAAACATTGGTCTCACCAGAATTGACCGGTAAATGGGAGAATTCATTAGAGGCGATTGCGCGTGGTCAAGAAAATCAAAAAGCGTTCATCACTGAAATCGAAGCGGCCACTAAGACCTTGGTTTCTGAGATTAAAAAGAGTGAAACTGAATATCACGATTTCGCGATTACCAACAAGAAATGTCCAGAATGTGACCATCCGTTGAAGGAGCGTAATACGCGTGACGGCAAGGTTTACGTCTGCACAAACTGTCATTATCGGCGTCGTAAAGATCCCAAAGTTTCCAACCATCGGTGCCCACAATGTCATAAGAAAATGGTCATCATTGAAGGACAAGCCGGTGCTTATTTCCGTTGCTTGAATGATGGAACGACAGAAAAAATGCTCGATAAAAAAGATTGTAAGAAGAAAATTTCAAAACATGAAGAACGCCGCCTAATTCAAAAAGTAAACCAAGAAGAAGAGCCAGCTGAAAGTCCACTAGCAGCAGCATTGCGCAAGGCAATGGAGAAATAA
- the galE gene encoding UDP-glucose 4-epimerase GalE, protein MSILVLGGAGYIGSHTVDQLIERGYDVAVVDNLVTGHKAAINANARFYKGDVRDKEFMRNVFQQEDVSGVIHFAAFSIVPESMQSPLKYFDNNTYGMTALLEVMNEFGVKRIVFSSTAATYGEPKAIPIKESDPQVPTNPYGESKLMMETMMKWADKAYGIKFVALRYFNVVGAKSDGSIGEDHHPETHLLPIVLQVAAGKRDQLSIFGDDYDTPDGTNVRDYVHVLDLADAHILAFEYLKDGHDSNAFNLGSSTGFSNMEIVEAARKVTGKAIPVTMAPRRAGDPSTLIAASDKARETLGWAPKYDNMEAIIETAWNWHLNHPNGYADR, encoded by the coding sequence ATGTCAATTCTAGTATTAGGCGGTGCCGGTTATATCGGTTCCCATACAGTTGATCAATTAATTGAACGCGGTTATGACGTCGCAGTTGTCGATAATTTAGTTACGGGACATAAGGCAGCGATTAACGCCAATGCCCGTTTTTATAAGGGTGACGTACGCGATAAAGAATTTATGCGCAACGTTTTCCAACAAGAAGACGTTAGTGGTGTCATTCACTTTGCTGCCTTTTCAATCGTGCCAGAATCAATGCAATCGCCATTAAAATATTTTGACAACAATACTTATGGGATGACGGCGTTACTTGAAGTGATGAACGAATTCGGCGTTAAACGGATCGTCTTTTCATCAACGGCGGCGACTTATGGGGAACCTAAGGCAATTCCAATTAAGGAATCCGACCCACAAGTGCCAACTAATCCTTACGGTGAAAGTAAGTTGATGATGGAAACAATGATGAAGTGGGCCGATAAAGCTTATGGCATCAAGTTTGTCGCCTTACGCTATTTCAACGTGGTCGGTGCCAAATCAGATGGTTCAATTGGTGAAGATCATCATCCAGAAACGCACTTGTTACCAATCGTGTTGCAAGTCGCTGCTGGTAAACGTGATCAATTATCAATCTTTGGTGACGACTACGATACGCCAGATGGCACAAACGTCCGCGATTACGTGCACGTTTTAGATTTAGCGGACGCGCACATCTTGGCCTTTGAATATCTCAAAGACGGCCATGATAGCAACGCCTTTAACTTGGGCTCATCAACTGGCTTTTCAAATATGGAAATTGTCGAAGCTGCTCGTAAAGTGACTGGCAAGGCAATTCCTGTGACGATGGCCCCTCGTCGTGCCGGTGATCCAAGTACATTGATTGCCGCAAGTGACAAAGCACGTGAAACGCTTGGCTGGGCCCCTAAATATGACAATATGGAAGCAATTATTGAAACCGCATGGAATTGGCACTTAAACCATCCTAATGGTTATGCAGATCGGTAG
- a CDS encoding galactokinase, which produces MNMTELNTAFKAAYNKEPEASYFAPGRINLIGEHTDYNGGHVFPTAITLGTYAVVAKREDQTINLLSGNFEDAGVISFDLSDLSYQKAHNWANYPKGMIVYLQEQGYTIDHGLDIYLKGNIPNGAGLSSSASIELLMGVILEDQFNLDIDRVDLVKTGMMVENKFIGVNSGIMDQFAVGMSKANHAILLDTNTLDYDLVPIDLQDNVIIIMNTNKRRELADSKYNERRSECEKALAILQTKNDINSLGDLDNETFDLQTYMLQDENLLKRARHAVSENQRTMKAREALKNNDLERFGKLVNASHVSLQFDYEVTGIELDTLVQSAWQQPGVLGARMTGAGFGGCAIAIVAKDQVENFEENVAKAYTDKIGYAPSFYVAEIADGAKKLG; this is translated from the coding sequence ATGAACATGACAGAATTGAATACCGCATTTAAAGCAGCCTACAACAAGGAACCTGAAGCAAGTTACTTTGCCCCTGGTCGGATCAACTTAATTGGTGAACATACAGATTATAACGGCGGACACGTTTTCCCAACAGCAATCACATTAGGGACATACGCAGTCGTTGCTAAACGTGAAGACCAAACAATCAATCTTTTATCAGGCAACTTCGAAGATGCCGGTGTCATTTCATTTGACCTTAGCGATTTATCATATCAAAAAGCACACAACTGGGCCAACTATCCTAAAGGCATGATTGTTTACTTACAAGAACAAGGTTATACAATCGATCATGGTTTGGATATTTATTTAAAAGGTAATATTCCCAATGGTGCTGGTTTATCATCGTCAGCTTCAATCGAATTATTAATGGGTGTTATTTTAGAAGACCAATTCAACTTAGATATCGACCGTGTGGACCTTGTTAAAACAGGGATGATGGTTGAAAATAAATTTATCGGTGTTAACTCAGGTATCATGGATCAATTCGCAGTTGGGATGAGCAAGGCTAACCACGCTATTTTACTTGATACCAACACCTTGGATTATGATTTGGTCCCAATCGACTTACAAGACAACGTGATCATCATCATGAACACTAACAAACGTCGTGAATTAGCTGATTCTAAATATAACGAACGTCGTAGTGAATGTGAAAAAGCATTAGCGATTTTACAAACTAAGAATGATATCAACTCATTAGGTGATTTAGATAACGAAACATTTGATCTACAAACATACATGTTACAAGACGAAAACCTATTAAAACGTGCTCGCCATGCTGTATCTGAAAACCAACGGACAATGAAGGCTAGAGAAGCCCTCAAGAACAATGACCTTGAACGCTTCGGTAAGTTAGTGAACGCATCACACGTGTCATTACAATTTGATTATGAAGTAACAGGGATTGAATTAGATACATTAGTTCAATCAGCTTGGCAACAACCTGGCGTCTTAGGTGCTCGGATGACTGGTGCTGGCTTTGGCGGTTGTGCCATCGCGATTGTTGCAAAAGACCAAGTTGAAAACTTTGAAGAAAATGTTGCTAAAGCTTATACAGATAAAATTGGTTATGCCCCAAGCTTCTATGTCGCAGAAATCGCTGACGGTGCTAAGAAGTTAGGTTAA
- a CDS encoding cold-shock protein, whose protein sequence is MEKGTVKWFNNEKGFGFISVEGQDDIFVHFSAIQDEGFKSLEEGQAVEFDIVEGTRGAQAANVKKL, encoded by the coding sequence ATGGAAAAAGGAACAGTAAAATGGTTTAACAATGAAAAAGGTTTTGGTTTTATCTCAGTTGAAGGCCAAGACGATATCTTCGTACATTTCAGTGCTATCCAAGACGAAGGCTTCAAATCATTAGAAGAAGGCCAAGCCGTAGAATTCGACATCGTTGAAGGTACACGTGGCGCACAAGCTGCTAACGTTAAAAAACTATAA
- the galT gene encoding UDP-glucose--hexose-1-phosphate uridylyltransferase: protein MQARELIQKFITKVSTFPETTYTAEDEQYLFNVVLDLVGEGDETPVVAQETTTLIDLKEALVQLAVDHQRIQDLAAERDILGAKLMDLVTPLPSAVNKRFWTLYEKDPEKALAYFYELSQANDYIKVAAIAKNIAYDVPTKYGDLEITINLSKPEKDPKQIALAKTMKQTGYPKCQLCLENEGYAGRLDFPARRNHRIVRFDLEQQTWGFQYSPYAYFNEHSIFLDGKHEPMVIDQTTFKNLLQIVKQFPGYFAGSNADLPIVGGSILTHEHYQGGRHDFPMAKAPISTPLQFAGYDDIQAGIVEWPMSVIRLTGSDAKRIETLAADILTKWQHYSDPEVQVLAQEADGTLHHTITPIARMRGDQYEIDLVLRDNQTSPEHPDGIYHPHADVQHIKKENIGLIEVMGLAILPPRLKSEMAEVEKYLCDQPNEMAAYHKTWADQIKADHLAITPANVTTLVQNEVGKVFMRVLEDAGVFKRDTKGQAAFIKFTERVNNA, encoded by the coding sequence ATGCAAGCAAGAGAATTGATTCAAAAGTTTATTACAAAAGTCAGCACTTTTCCAGAAACAACTTATACGGCTGAAGATGAACAATATTTATTTAACGTTGTCCTCGACTTAGTTGGCGAAGGTGATGAGACACCAGTTGTTGCACAAGAGACGACAACTTTGATTGACTTGAAAGAAGCATTGGTCCAATTGGCAGTTGACCATCAGCGTATTCAAGATTTAGCGGCTGAACGCGATATTTTGGGCGCTAAGTTGATGGATTTGGTGACACCATTGCCAAGTGCCGTTAACAAACGTTTTTGGACGTTATACGAAAAGGACCCAGAAAAGGCGCTAGCTTATTTCTACGAATTAAGCCAAGCCAACGATTATATCAAGGTTGCTGCAATCGCGAAGAATATCGCTTATGATGTACCCACTAAATATGGCGATTTAGAAATTACGATTAACCTCTCAAAACCTGAAAAAGATCCTAAACAAATTGCGTTAGCTAAAACGATGAAACAAACGGGTTATCCTAAATGCCAACTTTGTTTAGAAAATGAAGGGTATGCGGGTCGGTTGGATTTCCCAGCGCGGCGTAATCATCGCATTGTGCGCTTTGATTTAGAACAACAAACATGGGGCTTCCAGTATTCGCCATATGCTTATTTCAATGAACATTCAATCTTCTTGGATGGCAAACACGAACCAATGGTGATTGATCAAACCACGTTTAAAAACCTACTACAAATTGTTAAGCAGTTCCCTGGCTACTTTGCCGGGAGTAATGCTGATTTGCCTATCGTAGGGGGCTCAATTTTAACGCATGAACATTATCAAGGCGGCCGGCATGATTTTCCAATGGCCAAAGCACCAATCAGCACACCACTTCAATTTGCGGGTTATGATGATATTCAAGCCGGAATTGTTGAATGGCCAATGTCGGTTATTCGCTTGACGGGTAGTGATGCTAAGCGCATTGAAACACTTGCTGCTGACATTCTGACTAAGTGGCAACACTACAGTGATCCAGAAGTCCAAGTCTTAGCGCAAGAAGCAGACGGGACACTGCATCACACCATCACACCGATTGCGAGAATGCGTGGGGATCAATATGAAATTGATTTGGTCTTACGTGACAATCAAACATCGCCAGAACATCCAGATGGTATTTATCATCCACACGCAGATGTTCAACATATTAAAAAAGAAAATATTGGTTTAATCGAAGTCATGGGCTTAGCGATTCTACCACCACGTTTGAAGTCTGAAATGGCAGAAGTTGAAAAATACCTCTGTGATCAACCAAATGAAATGGCCGCTTATCACAAAACATGGGCTGACCAAATCAAGGCTGATCATTTAGCAATCACACCAGCCAATGTTACAACATTGGTTCAAAATGAAGTCGGTAAAGTCTTCATGCGTGTTTTAGAAGATGCGGGTGTCTTCAAGCGCGATACAAAAGGACAAGCAGCATTTATCAAATTTACAGAGCGTGTCAACAATGCCTAA
- a CDS encoding aldose epimerase family protein has translation MKYWRQEFGTINGQTVWQHWLENSQGYQLAVIDYGATITNLVMPDKAGQFKNVVIGYDNLADYLKQEAYFGATVGRVAGRIGKGAFTLDGHDYQLPLNNGENTNHGGPNSFESQVWQASVEEQADAISVTFKLTSPDGANGFPGNLSVATTYTLNEKNEWLVDYQATSDQTTLFNPTCHVYLNLTGDFDQLVDGHQLQIDSDRFGEIQPDGLPTGQLLPVDQTVFDLRQPRAIADAFASQETQNKLVNGYDHPFLLNKNADRNDAVLTEPTSGRSLTINTEGNAIVIYTANGFGSEPNLTDKAIQPHEAVAIEAQMMPDAIHHADFGNVILKANEQYHRQTCYKLN, from the coding sequence ATGAAATATTGGCGTCAGGAATTTGGGACGATTAATGGTCAGACTGTTTGGCAACATTGGTTAGAAAATAGTCAGGGCTATCAATTAGCAGTTATCGATTATGGGGCAACCATCACGAATTTAGTGATGCCCGATAAGGCGGGACAATTTAAAAATGTGGTAATCGGTTACGATAATTTAGCGGATTATCTCAAACAAGAAGCTTACTTTGGCGCGACTGTTGGCCGGGTAGCCGGTCGAATTGGTAAAGGGGCCTTCACATTAGACGGCCACGATTATCAATTACCACTTAATAACGGCGAAAACACCAATCATGGTGGTCCTAATAGCTTTGAATCTCAAGTTTGGCAAGCAAGCGTTGAAGAACAAGCCGACGCAATTAGCGTTACTTTTAAATTAACAAGTCCTGACGGTGCCAATGGCTTCCCAGGGAACTTATCAGTTGCGACGACTTATACCTTGAATGAAAAAAATGAATGGTTGGTTGATTATCAAGCAACATCCGACCAAACAACGCTTTTCAACCCAACTTGTCACGTTTATTTAAACTTAACCGGGGACTTCGATCAATTAGTTGACGGTCATCAATTGCAAATCGACAGTGATCGTTTCGGCGAAATTCAACCAGATGGTCTACCAACCGGGCAATTATTGCCAGTTGATCAAACTGTTTTCGATTTACGGCAACCACGTGCAATCGCTGATGCTTTTGCTAGTCAAGAAACACAAAATAAATTGGTAAATGGCTACGATCACCCATTCTTATTAAATAAAAATGCTGATCGAAATGATGCGGTTTTAACCGAACCAACTAGTGGTCGCTCGCTAACGATTAATACGGAAGGTAATGCAATTGTCATCTACACTGCCAACGGTTTCGGGAGCGAACCAAACTTGACTGATAAAGCGATTCAACCGCACGAAGCGGTCGCAATTGAAGCCCAAATGATGCCGGATGCGATTCATCATGCGGACTTTGGCAATGTTATTTTAAAGGCCAATGAACAGTACCATCGGCAAACATGTTACAAGTTAAATTAA
- a CDS encoding DNA/RNA non-specific endonuclease, with amino-acid sequence MKTKKMRRLLLTVAILAIGYLGGRNNILQDITQKIPAITQSTIQQAQVSPDYQAIANRDFENGSAAYLAINNDKSQLTSADWTSEKIDYGQLDQLNRTTSATAYLSSRNLGKSEGRSRQVWNPTGWHNQPLVVNGRRITPQNRGHLIAYTISFNFDQNGHFQSGQPGSLDNPLNLATQTEYSNQKTMQIFEEKVRNALAANKKVIYKVTTVFRGNELMPRGYWVQAISTDGTLNFNDYVWNIEPGVAFDYATGRSHLDANIQVKDNHPIVKGTENTVNNIKNRF; translated from the coding sequence TTGAAAACGAAAAAAATGCGTCGGCTATTATTAACCGTCGCCATCCTTGCGATTGGTTATTTGGGTGGTCGCAATAATATCCTGCAAGATATCACCCAGAAAATCCCCGCCATTACACAATCCACCATACAACAGGCGCAAGTCAGTCCCGATTATCAGGCAATTGCTAACCGCGACTTTGAAAATGGCAGCGCCGCTTATCTTGCCATCAACAACGACAAAAGCCAGTTGACTAGTGCAGATTGGACCAGCGAAAAAATCGATTACGGCCAATTAGATCAACTCAATCGAACCACTTCGGCAACAGCCTATCTGTCTTCCCGCAACCTAGGGAAATCTGAAGGGCGCTCACGCCAAGTTTGGAATCCGACTGGTTGGCATAATCAACCACTGGTCGTCAACGGTCGCCGCATCACACCTCAAAACCGTGGCCACCTGATTGCTTACACCATTAGTTTTAATTTTGATCAAAATGGTCACTTTCAATCGGGGCAGCCAGGTAGTTTAGATAATCCGTTAAACCTGGCGACTCAAACCGAATATAGTAATCAAAAGACAATGCAGATTTTCGAAGAAAAGGTCCGTAACGCACTGGCCGCTAATAAAAAAGTAATCTATAAAGTGACAACCGTCTTTCGTGGTAATGAATTAATGCCCCGCGGTTACTGGGTCCAAGCCATCTCGACAGATGGCACCCTTAATTTCAACGATTATGTCTGGAACATCGAACCCGGCGTCGCCTTTGACTACGCAACCGGTCGTTCTCACTTAGATGCCAACATTCAAGTAAAAGATAATCATCCGATTGTAAAAGGGACAGAAAATACCGTCAATAATATCAAAAATCGATTCTAA
- the tyrS gene encoding tyrosine--tRNA ligase: MQKNIIDELTWRDAINQQTDADGLRELTEKKSISLYCGVDPTGDSMHIGHLIPFMMMKRFQLAGHHPYIVIGGGTGSIGDPSGRKSERQLQTMEMVQHNVEALSGQMKRLFGEDANVSMVNNYDWLSKISLLDFLRDYGKLFNINTMLAKDVVASRLDVGISFTEFTYQILQSVDFMHLYKAHDVQLQIGGADQWGNITSGIDMIHKIEGSETEVYGLTIPLMLKADGTKFGKTAGGAIWLDPEKTTPYEFYQFWLNQDDRDVVKYLKYFTFLDEAEINELAKTVETAPEKREAQRRLAEEVTRFVHGQAELEGAQKITEVLFSGDIKALDVKEAEQAFQKAPTVEITAEKKNIVDFLVDAGIESSKRQAREDVQNGAITINGDRLRETTLEIDPSENFEGKFVIVRRGKKKYFLARVK; encoded by the coding sequence ATGCAAAAGAATATTATTGATGAATTAACATGGCGCGACGCAATTAACCAACAAACAGATGCTGACGGTTTACGTGAATTAACTGAAAAGAAGAGTATCTCATTATACTGTGGGGTTGATCCTACTGGCGATAGTATGCATATCGGGCATTTAATTCCCTTCATGATGATGAAACGTTTCCAATTAGCTGGACATCATCCATATATCGTTATCGGTGGGGGAACAGGTTCAATCGGCGATCCAAGTGGTCGTAAATCAGAACGTCAACTCCAAACAATGGAAATGGTCCAACACAACGTTGAAGCTTTATCTGGCCAAATGAAACGTTTATTCGGCGAAGATGCCAATGTTTCAATGGTTAACAACTACGACTGGTTATCAAAAATTTCATTGTTAGATTTCTTACGTGATTACGGTAAGTTATTCAACATCAACACAATGTTGGCTAAAGACGTGGTTGCTAGTCGTTTAGATGTTGGGATTTCATTTACTGAATTCACATACCAAATCTTACAATCAGTCGATTTCATGCACCTTTACAAAGCACACGATGTGCAACTACAAATCGGTGGTGCTGATCAATGGGGTAATATTACTTCAGGGATCGATATGATTCATAAAATTGAAGGTAGCGAAACAGAAGTCTACGGCTTAACAATTCCATTGATGCTCAAGGCTGACGGGACGAAGTTTGGTAAGACAGCTGGCGGTGCCATCTGGTTAGATCCTGAAAAGACAACCCCATATGAATTCTACCAATTCTGGTTAAACCAAGATGACCGGGATGTTGTTAAATACTTGAAATACTTCACTTTCTTAGATGAAGCTGAAATTAACGAACTCGCTAAAACAGTTGAAACAGCCCCTGAAAAACGTGAAGCACAACGTCGTTTAGCTGAAGAAGTGACACGTTTTGTTCACGGCCAAGCTGAATTAGAAGGTGCTCAAAAGATTACGGAAGTACTTTTCTCAGGTGATATCAAAGCCTTAGATGTCAAAGAAGCAGAACAAGCCTTCCAAAAAGCACCAACAGTTGAAATCACAGCTGAAAAGAAAAACATCGTTGATTTCTTAGTGGATGCTGGAATTGAATCATCAAAACGGCAAGCACGTGAAGATGTGCAAAATGGGGCCATCACAATTAACGGTGACCGTCTCCGCGAAACAACACTTGAAATTGACCCAAGCGAAAACTTCGAAGGTAAATTTGTCATTGTCCGTCGAGGCAAGAAAAAATACTTCTTGGCAAGAGTAAAATAA